Proteins encoded together in one Salarias fasciatus chromosome 17, fSalaFa1.1, whole genome shotgun sequence window:
- the itih5 gene encoding inter-alpha-trypsin inhibitor heavy chain H5, producing the protein MLLWTLLAFFSLGALGQLEDSLLEDEMDFDLADFDLDIPPRRVPRQVKTILSKETKPHIQELSIKTTIISRYAFTAVYCAMLNRHSAASTGVFQFQIPADAYVSNFTMIIGGRVYQSEVRPRQKRVKQENGKPRNKEAGGASPEAEVEVFRMEASIPGRNRAVFLLTYEQLLQRRLGRYEHVTSLRPLQLVSRLGLEVTIVDHSAITDLEVLPLRNGRSNGAAAPSAAKSAAKLPVTTVITNEKNVCRITFSPNIVQQAKITTSGVLGDFVIRYDVQRDMGIGDIQVLNGHFVHYFAPKDLPVVPKNVVFVIDTSGSMTGTKIKQTQEALFTILRDLRYEDHFNFISFSNKIKVWKPDGLVQATADNVSDAKRFILRLTANGGTNIDGAIQTGSSLLRDYLSGPSTNPNSVSLIIFLTDGQPTVGEKQAPVILGNTRSAVQEKFCIFTIGIGNDVDYRLLERMALENCGMMRRIGEEANASAMLKGFYDEIGTPLLSDIRINYTEDSVQYVTQHLFTNYFNGSEIVIAGKLTDRTAESLHVQVTASNNDKSIILETDVPLRHRQIETEKRVKAATAAMAAGGPASGSDVTQVLGSALTTIAEDFVERLWGFLSVKDGLKSRLRSQTSRERDGHVRQTTNLSVTYHFLTPLTKLEVEKPEVLADGSMAPAPTNPPGAEEVANELPGDADDDKLKQSEGKPSSQTSSLRDTIGKVERRPAKKSVTISKTSADGDPHFVVEFPLSKLTVCFNINGEPGHVLRLVSDHKYSGVTVNGKLIGAPAPAGSHKQQRTYFSTIIIVVDRPKRAYIEVTPKRVILDGRDRMVLPCQSTVAVDSGELSVAIVGRSNVTVTVGGNIAFVILLHQYKNPAPYQRDHLGFYIGNSKGLSHNCHGLIGQFLYEEVGLVELPAQEGAKASQVLKVKERSVPVVKKSRRIYSGAQNVDCWFARNNAAKLIDGQYEDYLASHMFDTGETPRGNKTSI; encoded by the exons ATGCTGCTGTGGACTCTGTTGGCATTTTTCAGTCTGGGCGCACTGGGGCAGCTGGAGGATTCCCTGTTAGAAGATGAGATGGACTTTGATCTGGCTGACTTTGATTTGGACATT CCACCGCGAAGGGTCCCACGGCAGGTGAAGACTATATTATCCAAG GAAACCAAACCTCACATCCAGGAGCtctccatcaaaaccaccatcatcTCGCGCTACGCTTTCACCGCGGTGTACTGCGCCATGCTCAACCGGCACTCCGCCGCCTCCACGGGCGTCTTCCAGTTCCAGATCCCCGCGGACGCATACGTCTCCAACTTCACCAT GATCATCGGAGGGCGTGTCTACCAGAGCGAGGTCAGGCCCAGGCAGAAGAGGGTCAAACAGGAGAACGGCAAGCCCCGAAACAAAGAGGCAGGTGGTGCAag ccctgaggccgaggtggaggtgttccgGATGGAGGCCAGCATCCCGGGTCGGAACCGCGCCGTCTTCCTGCTCACCTacgagcagctcctgcagcgccGCCTGGGGCGCTACGAGCACGTGACCAGCCTGCGGCCCCTGCAGCTGGTCAGCCGCCTCGGCCTGGAGGTCACCATCGTGGACCACTCGGCCATCACGGACCTGGAGGTGCTGCCGCTGCGCAACGGGAGGAGCAACGGCGCGGCCGCGCCCAGCGCCGCCAAGTCAGCAG CCAAGCTTCCCGTCACCACCGTCATCACGAACGAGAAGAACGTCTGCAGGATCACCTTCAGCCCCAACATCGTCCAGCAGGCCAAGATCACCACCAGCGGCGTCCTGGGGGACTTCGTGATCCGCTACGACGTGCAGAGGGACATGGGCATCGGGGACATCCAG GTTTTAAATGGACATTTTGTCCACTACTTCGCCCCCAAAGATCTGCCCGTCGTGCCCAAGAACGTGGTGTTTGTGATCGACACCAGCGGCTCCATGACGGGAACCAAGATCAAACAG actcAAGAAGCTCTGTTCACCATCCTGAGGGACCTGCGGTACGAAGACCACTTCAACTTCATCAGCTTCTCCAACAAGATCAAAGTCTGGAAGCCGGACGGCCTCGTTCAGGCCACGGCCGACAACGTGAGCGACGCCAAGAGGTTTATTCTCCGGCTGACCGCCAACGGAG GGACGAACATCGACGGGGCCATCCAGACGGGCTCCTCCCTGCTGAGGGACTACCTCTCGGGCCCCAGCACCAACCCCAACAGCGTGTCGCTCATCATCTTCCTGACGGACGGGCAGCCCACGGTGGGGGAGAAGCAGGCGCCCGTCATCCTGGGGAACACTCGCTCGGCCGTGCAGGAGAAGTTCTGCATCTTCACCATCGGGATCGGGAACGACGTGGACTACCGGCTGCTGGAGCGCATGGCTCTGGAGAACTGCGGCATGATGAGGCGCATTGGCGAGGAGGCCAACGCCAGCGCCATGCTCAAAGG GTTCTACGATGAGATCGGAACGCCTCTGCTTTCCGACATCAGGATAAACTACACAGAGGACTCCGTCCAGTACGTCACTCAGCACCTCTTCACCAACTACTTCAACGGCTCCGAGATCGTCATCGCCGGAAAACTGACGGACCGGACGGCGGAGTCGCTCCACGTTCAGGTCACCGCCAGCAACAACGACAAGAGCATCATCCTGGAGACCGACGTGCCGCTGCGGCACCGACAGATCGAGACCGAGAAGCGCGTGAAGGCGGCCACCGCGGCGATGGCGGCCGGGGGGCCGGCCTCGGGCTCGGACGTGACCCAGGTTTTGGGGAGCGCCCTGACCACTATAGCCGAGGACTTCGTGGAGCGTCTCTGGGGTTTTCTGAGCGTCAAGGACGGACTGAAGTCGCGACTTCGCAGCCAAACCAGCAGGGAGAGGGACGGACACGTCCGGCAGACCACCAACCTGTCCGTGACGTACCACTTCCTCACGCCGCTCACcaagctggaggtggagaagcCTGAAGTTCTGGCCGACGGCAGCATGGCGCCGGCCCCCACGAACCCGCCGGGAGCTGAGGAGGTCGCCAACGAGCTGCCGGGCGACGCAGACGACGACAAGCTCAAACAATCTGAGGGGAAGCCGAGCAGCCAGACTTCATCTTTGAGAGATACAATTG GTAAGGTTGAAAGAAGACCAGCCAAGAAATCCGTTACCATCTCCAAAACATCAG CTGATGGCGACCCTCACTTCGTGGTAGAGTTTCCTCTCAGTAAACTCACCGTGTGCTTCAACATCAACGGTGAGCCCGGACACGTCCTCCGCCTTGTCTCCGACCACAAGTACTCGG GTGTGACCGTCAACGGGaagctgatcggcgccccggcTCCGGCGGGAAGCCACAAGCAGCAGCGCACCTACTTCAGCACCATCATCATCGTGGTGGATCGACCCAAACGCGCCTACATCGAAGTGACCCCGAAGAGGGTGATCCTGGACGGGCGGGACCGCATGGTGCTGCCCTGCCAGTCCACGGTGGCCGTGGACAGCGGCGAGCTCTCCGTGGCCATCGTGGGGAGGTCCAACGTGACCGTGACCGTCGGCGGGAACATCGCCTTCGTCATCCTGCTGCATCAGTACAAGAACCCGGCGCCGTACCAGAGAGACCATCTGGGCTTCTACATCGGCAACAGCAAGGGGCTTTCACACAACTGCCACGGTCTGATAG GTCAGTTCCTGTACGAGGAGGTGGGCCTGGTCGAGCTCCCCGCCCAGGAGGGCGCCAAGGCCTCGCAGGTCCTGAAGGTGAAGGAGCGCTCGGTGCCGgtggtgaagaagagccgcAGGATCTACAGCGGCGCGCAGAACGTGGACTGCTGGTTCGCCCGCAACAACGCCGCCAAGCTGATAGACGGACAGTACGAGGACTATCTGGCGTCGCACATGTTCGACACGGGCGAGACGCCGCGCGGAAACAAGACCTCCATCTAA
- the tmem110l gene encoding transmembrane protein 110, like: MDMYGYSGVFLVRRFLDNPSFEDMNMTDINKANPHGCDNGALTDRFGVLIQGLLGIVAFSTLMLKRFREPVGIRRPWRIWFFDTSKQAIGALFIHFANVFLSTLTKEDPCSLYLMNFLLDATLGMLVIWLAVKLVSRLVEYKEWTLLMFGEYGDPPQAAAWLGQCGVYLLIMVLEKGVISLVLLVPGWSKLQEVLLSYIANPQLELVLVMLIVPFIVNSIMFWVVDSLMMRKYKTMKSLDDSCDAPAKKADSPPWSSGEESRVLLTVESDTEEASEGEEDADDAGPVPAVHYSGGPLRPSWVMV; encoded by the exons ATGGACATGTACGGATACAGCGGGGTGTTCCTGGTGAGGAGGTTTCTGGACAATCCCAGTTTCGAAGATATGAACATGACGGACATTAACAAGGCGAACCCGCACGGCTGCGATAACGGAGCGCTGACCGACCGCTTCGGCGTGCTAATCCAGGGACTCCTGGGAATCGTCGCCTTCAGCACGCTCATGT TGAAAAGGTTTCGAGAGCCCGTCGGGATCAGACGGCCGTGGAGGATCTG GTTCTTCGACACGTCCAAGCAGGCCATCGGCGCGCTCTTCATCCACTTTGCCAACGTCTTCCTGTCCACGCTCACCAAGGAAGACCCCTGCTCGCT GTACCTGATGAACTTCCTGCTGGACGCCACGCTGGGCATGCTGGTCATCTGGCTGGCCGTCAAGCTGGTGTCCAGGCTGGTGGAGTACAAGGAGTGGACGCTGCTCATGTTCGGAGAATACG GCGACCCCCCGCAGGCGGCGGCCTGGCTCGGCCAGTGTGGCGTCTACCTGCTCATCATGGTGCTGGAGAAAGGCGTCATCAGCCTGGTGCTGCTCGTCCCCGGATGGTCCAAA TTGCAGGAAGTGTTGCTCAGCTACATCGCGAACcctcagctggagctggtgCTGGTCATGCTCATCGTGCCCTTCATCGTCAAC TCCATCATGTTCTGGGTGGTGGACAGCCTGATGATGAGGAAGTACAAGACGATGAAGAGCCTGGACGACTCCTGCGACGCCCCGGCCAAGAAGGCCGACTCTCCGCCCTGGAGCAGCGGCGAGGAGTCGCGG GTCCTGCTGACGGTGGAGAGCGACACGGAGGAGGCGTCGGAGGGCGAGGAGGACGCGGACGACGCCGGGCCCGTCCCCGCCGTGCACTACTCGGGCGGCCCGCTGAGGCCCAGCTGGGTGATGGTGTGA